The Lytechinus variegatus isolate NC3 chromosome 7, Lvar_3.0, whole genome shotgun sequence genome includes the window tgcatgtcactgagttttgcatatcacttttttgtgaaaaacaagcaaaactttttaaatgtcacaattttcttattttacatacgattttgatgaatttttcagcgtcCATGTCTGTATTGATTTAaattgtattgttattattttgaagGCGAGCATGACTGACTcagatattaacaaaatataaaagtataaGTTTGATATCTTCACTCCTCGGACACCTGATGATAAATCTCACGGAAGCTTTAAAGTGTCATCGAGATTAAAAAGATAATcattatcttgccatgtcgacttgATTATtaatgtcaacatggcgagattcattatctcgccaagtcggcGTATGGAAAATTACATGTCGTCATGGCGagatacataattatttaaaggagaataaaactttggaacaagatagcttgcatgtgaaaacagaaaaatcaaagaaacagatcaacgaaagtcttagaaaaatcggacaaataatgggAAACTTATCAGCATtcgaatattgcgatcactaatgctatggagatcctcaaattggcaatgcgacaaagatttgcgatgtcacttgtgaacaactctccccattactttagtatatatttcacttaaattgcctttttatcacatctatcagtagatcaagtgttcttgatttttttaaagaatacagtatggataaagagtttttatcaccataagaaaaaacaaacagagACATTctgagggtatttcatagtctatcaaagggaaagttgttcacatgtgacatcacacatccttgtcgcattgccaaaggaaagatctccatagcattagtgattgtaatattcaaatgctcataactttctcattatttgtccaatatttataaaactttctttgatctcatttctttgatttttgtcttttcacacaagctatattgttccaaaggtttcattcccctttaagggacGCAACAGTAGATATCTAGGGGGCTGGAAGTTAAACAAAAATGACTGCTATATGAGCAAAAAtcaacagcaaaaaaaaaaaacttgactcACCAtcagagtgaaaaaaaaaaaaacttggtccACTCACAAATCGTCTGAAGGGAGCAAAACAAAACCCTTGTCTGAATGGACTATCAACCCAaacttccacccccccccccccctatctaTAACGACAACGTAACTCGCCTCATGATGGTAAATTGTAGGTCTACAACCACTTTGCCTCTATACTACCAGTTTGGTCTTATCCAGTGTGGTCTAATCGAATTTTCTCTACAACCAGTTCGTTGTAATCGCCTCATTGTTTTAATCGTCTCACAGTCTatttaccatttcgtctaagtTTCATTTAGGCTAAAGCATTTCGTCACATACCTTCTAGGTATGACATCACTTATCAGTCTATAATGGGTAGATTATGATAAAGTGTTTGTGAAgtaaattttcacttttcttgtaaaaaaatatagatgaaGTAGAATTTAGTCTAATCATTAGTATTGTAGATCAAACGGTAATTAGACCAAGTTATAGTATCAAATTAGTTTAAACCCATCTGAGATTACTTGTATACAAAATGAATAGGCATGTCAACCACAATGGCGAATTATAAGTCGATTTGGAAAAATAATCTCGTCGTCAAGACAAGTTTACAAGTCGACTTGGCAAAATAACATTCTACATCGGTTATCATACTTTGTACTTCGGATATGTAGACTTCTTTAATGATTATTCTATTCCTCATTGACCACTCATCATCAGCATAACATGCAATCTAACATAATTTAGACTATAAGTCAGaagtaataattatttaattgaattaagtTGAATTTTTAATACCAAATATCACTGTCATGTTCAATTACATAACATCACTTATGAACAAAAACATtttggtaattggagctaacataatGGCAGGATGCTAATCGAGTTTAAccccaaataatgtcattatcatataGTTTAAGCAATAACTTTAACTAAATCACAATATTGTACATCAAATTCAGTATTAATTCTATACTGATAAAGACAATTGCGGCAAATTTTAGTGAACTTATTTACACTACTTACAGAAAAAATATCTTCATTCACAAAAATCTTTATTATAAAGATTTTTGTGAATAATGAAGATATTTTTTCTGTAAGTAGTGTAAATAAGTTCACTAAAATACAGAAATTATTTTTAGGCAGTATATATAATATGTAACTAATAATGCAAGACAACAGTTCTCGCTTATAACAAAAGTGTGCCGATTTGGTTATTTTGGATAAGCCCATATACTGATTTCACCttaaatataatatacaatatcaatTGCTTTGTATTTGTATAGTCTCATTATTGAGCAGAATAATTTCAGTTAAATCCCCTAATGTATAGGTCTACCATAATTTCCTATTGGTGAAATCtcgtgaatatttttttttggttatacTTTATAGATTCATGACACTTTCTGTAACATTATCGTAGTACAGGACCGCGATCTAACATAGCCCTTTCCATCTGTCCTCCGTTCTATCACGTTTAACTTTTACTGTACCATCGTCCATCCTTttaacaataaatgaaaaatgtcGGGGTCATGTTGGTTGACCGCCCTCACTGAATTCCACAGGACACGCGTCTctactccattttttttcttatactgatttccttttttactcaaattaaccaatgacattatttttcccccgagtcaatttttttacatttggttttccaaaaaaatataaagagagGAACTTGGTGAAACCTTTTATTTTGCCAAAGTTATTTCGACACATGGTATATtgtgcaattttcttttaagaatatttttttaatatcagaTATCAGAAATAAACAAGCTATGGaagtaacaaaacaaaaacaatctaACTCAGAAATAATGCATTGGGGCAAGTTATGTTATTGCAGAGCGTTATATTGCGGATACATAATTTCCGTTTAGAAATTTCAACAAACAAATTAAAGTAATACAATAGGGTATGattttaatatcatgcaaaataaGATTACAATATTGGCAAGTGATTAAGTTTATTTCCAAAAATAAACATACGATAAGAATATTATTATCTACAACctcctgttgttgttttttcgaAGAGGAGAAGCGGCAAGTTTGATAGGCCAGTAACAAACAAAACCTATCAGCGGGGGTGGAGTGGGCGGCATTACTTTATTGcacaatttcacaaatatttgtatattacGTGTACAGCcgatccttttttttcaaaactaatgaagaaaaaaaaagaatcctcGAGATAAGTTTGGTAGGCTAGCTCCTCTGCTTACTTATATTTTCGAAAATTATTTGCCGCCCAAACCACTCGGAAAATAATTTTCCTTACAGCCTTGACACACATATAACAATCCCCGTGACTGGTGGGTTCATGTTAATACGTgaattatttttctctattcttcGTTGAGTGCTCCCCTGAACGAGAGGGAAAACGTGGACTTTGAAACCAAAGATCATTACTAAAGCACTGTTGTATATGGTGCAACAGTCCCCTTTATCTGATgacgaaattacattttttgatAAAGAATGGATTTTGAACCCTTTAGAAACAACAGAGTGGCATTTTGGCAACACATAACCGTATttattggggttttttttctttacgtttagggtgtgtatgtgtgtgtgtgaaggaGTGGATACTGATACATCTTGACAATGATGTTATTTAAAATATACATGACATAATAAGGGAACatggtgaaaatgaaaaatatcatgtgAGAAATGTGTAATTTACACTAACTTAGAAACCATGTTATAACCAACTAAAATGAATGATGCATGGGAGACAGAAATGCCGAAAATGTCAATATgagagaaatttaaaaaattgtcttTGGAAGGATTGAACGTGAAATATCGTTTTTAACAATATGTTCAGATTCACTATAATCGAAGAATATGTTAATTTTTCGGCATTTGAATCTGGTCATTGTAAACAATTATAATTACTAACACTATATATTCAAtgtttaaacaagtggaatgcctctggccgtctcacctgcatcacgcggttcaatatagcagcagtgctgactttgaatactactctaactcgcacaagatgttcagtgatacatggttactcttatgtccactttttatgaactagaccaataaacttacagagatatgatggttattcaacaaaaaaccccaacatggccaaagttcattgaccttacatgacctgtgaccttgatcatgtgacctgaaactcgcacaggatgttcagtgatacttgattactctgatgtacaagtttcatgaatcagatccataaactttcaaagttatgatggtaattcaacagatacacccagttcggccaaagttcattgacctttgaccttggtcatgtgacctgaaacgcgcacaggatgttcagagatacttgattactataatgttCAAgcttaatgaactagaccaataaactttcaaagttatgatggtaattcaacagatacccccaattcggccaaagttcattgaccctaaatgacctttgaccttaatcatgagacctgaaacttgcacaaaatgttcagtgatgcttgattaatattatgtccaagtttcatgaatcagatccataaactttcaaagttatgatgggaattcaacagatatccgcaattcggccaaagttcattgaccctaaatgacctttgaccttggtcatgtgacgtgaaactcgtgcaggatgtttagtgatacttgattaaccttatgtccaagtttcatgaactaggtccatatattttctaagttatgatgacatttcaaaaacttaacctcaggttaagatttcgatgttgatccctcccacatggtctaagttcattgaccctaaatgacctttgaccttggtcatgtgacatgaaactctaataggatgttcagtaatacttgattaaccttatggccaagttttattaactaggtccatatactttctaagttatgacgtcatttcaaaaacttaacctcaggttaagatttgatgttgacgccgccgccgccgtcggaaaagcggcgcctatagtctcactctgcttcgcaggtgagacaaaaatgcaggatttttttgtaaatgtaatTGAAGAGGTGTGTCTGAAAAAAGCGCAATGCTTTCAGACCTATACAATTTTTGTGCAATTTCCGTACAGTAATCCATAAATCTCTAAAAAACGGATTTTCTTTACAGACAAATCTGTTAATCTTACTTGAGAGTCTTCTAGCCGCAGACCATCTTTgttagtttttttattttacgaAAGATCCTAGACCGAAATGCTTggtttttaaacataaatttgttcttttatttttactcgAAATGCCTCGTTTTAAGACCATTCTCTCTTCTTTAAGAAAAAAGCTATCACATACATATTAAAACAGATGAACCGAAATTGTATTAAGATTTATAGTAAAATTACATCATTTCTCGAGACTCCCTGTTTGTAAGGACacacattttctgattttctaCTTATCTAACAAGGAATATTGGAAAGACCTTTTCTGgaccaaaatataaaatatttgccAATGTGGATTATGTGAGGCTTTCATTTTAGTATTTTGTTCACACAATGCAACCCACATGCTTATATCATTTTCTGGTAGGCTATAGAATGAGggttcaattaaaaaatgaaaatgttaaccAATATCTTTAATCAGTGCCCCCTCGGAGGATTATGATATATCGATCGTACAGTGTCACATTTGATTATTTGTTGGTTGAACAATCTGACgtaagacaaaaaataaatcattacgTTTTTCATAGTACCGTGCATGGACCTGTCACCTGTCCAAAGTGATGGTCTTATCTCCCCGAAATGTCTTCAACACATGTCTTCTTAACCGATTTAGCAGTCAAACAATcctataaactttttttcatagtCCTACTCAAGtcttttatcttgtttattcaTCTGTACCTATAGTTGTTTCGTCGATATGACCCGAGTAAGGCGAATTGCCTTTTGTCAATGCATAGGCAACACGATACAGATGTTGACGGAACTTGGGGTTGCAGAGAACGTAAAAGAGAGGATTAAGAGCAACGTTGAAATGCACTGCGATGTCGCCGACGATGATCATGACCTCgtccttattattgaagtatATCCAGTGATCAAACCGTTTTAGGGCCCATGTGAATGAAATGATTAGATGGACGATGTGGTATAGAGTCCAGAAAACGACAAAGGACCAGAAGATAGCAAGATTGTTGGGCAAATCTTGTGCTCGGATAAGAGCCCCAGGGACACCGCCGTTCTCTTCTCCAAGTTGCGTGAAGCGTCGTGCGTTGTTAGCCTGGTGGTTGTCTTTCACCGTGGCAGTACGAGCACTGTGCATGGCGTGCCATACTTTCATGTTGAAAACAATGGTCAAGATGATTGGAACCAGACAGAATAAGATGAAGATGAGTGAGTCCTTAATGAGCATCACGGTATCCGATACACCCTTAAATATATTGATGAACGTCAAACCATCCAAGAGTGCTACCACCATACCGACTGCAAAATGAAATTGGgtaataaagttatgatgagcgatattcaaagaaaagtatctgggggattttaaattctatatCAACTTTGAAAAACCAGCAACGTCATAATGCACATCCTGATTAGGTTGCAAACTAGGTACCTAGCTATATGACGCCACCCACTTCAACTTCGTATACTTTACTGGACTGTATGTTTCTGTTCCTGTTACGATAATAGGGACTCGACAGGACAACATTcttaggggcggatccagccttcgccaatagggggggggggccggaatttttttcagccatattttccccgatcggccgctcgaatatgatttttgccgggatttcttgtttctttgaaggagtagtcctaatagtcacttcttagctttattctaaTGAataaacgtaaatatataataccataatccttatttatataatgcaagcgcgaagcgcgagctattttggGGGGAattcttatgtactttttcctaaaatttttaacattctgggcaatgtttgttatcctgaaaaaagatgtgtatgcaagtgaataattactacgaacgtgaagtgcgagcagaaatgaagtgatgaaAAAGGTATACAGTTAAAGAATTGCTTGCAGTTATAGCCATGAAgactttacatatttttttatcatataatgcgagcgcaagctgaattattttgacatttttacctaaggaatggaaattctaagcactttttgtaacttaacagaataggtatataactaaacaactGATGCGAAgcatgagcaaaaaaaaagaatctagctttagacctactgaacgagacactctattcaagttttgtaaatcatgaaggATGAGTAAGtagggatcttccttacattaataatgcgagcgcagagcgcgagcaaaaaaatatatacgttttgaactgatcaaaaacgtgcctgttatggactgcttgcacttagccatgaagacgttacatatttcaacatattgcgagcgcgaagcgcgagctgaaaaattttgacatttctacctgaataatggaaattctaagcactttttgtaatcgtggaaaggataagcATGTAAACTAaccattattgatgcgagcggaaaaattctggacactccattcatattttgtaagttatTGGAAATTTTTACCCTataaaaaatgcgagcgcaaaacgcgagcagATGataatgtgatctgaaactggatgatTAGAattttaaatagagaacaagctgcgtatctgaatgaacgtgtgtttcagatttcgacctagcTAGAATTGGGGTATTCTAAAttcctttcttatcatgaaaatcaataacgcgagcgcaaagcgcgagctaaaaatatatgatattccgatctgaaaaggggtcaatttaagctctgtattgcaagtacttcgtgggaaaattgtgaggtggatatggatcacagaaaaaaaaagatctgatatttttcattattatttgagtTTTGACTTAGGAATGGGACATTTTatatcatcatatgaaaatgatgactatcttcctatttctcttcctataagcatgagagcgcgaaatctgcatgttaatattatggccatAAAACtcgacatttaaagcacttttgtaattatgcatgaGATGCATGTCATGAGttgatatctatcaatgcgagctgAAATCACGAttcgaaatttttgataaactgtcatcaaaatgtgatttgaagtagtttgttttagaattaatattgagatatacataactcattAATCAATATGCGAGTGCGCAGCGCtatagctgatacgttttgacaatctcaccctaatagggatattttgataactttatggaatacaggaaaacaATAGGTCAAATCAAATTTGCGAGCGctcagcgcaagcagaaaatgttaatattgagaccacaaaacatacattttttacagaacactttttttaaaaaaaattgtaaatcaaacgaaataatgaaagttcatttTCCTAGCTGAaatgtgttttgtatattgacttcaaaatttgatatatcaagctccatattgagcaagatatgtaaatcacctaagacgcaatgcgagtgcgaagcgcgagcgaa containing:
- the LOC121419004 gene encoding uncharacterized protein LOC121419004, with product MESYDDVFPAYIDDQYSYHYHHNGSIDYFSYYSYSQYFYQFDFGFNHQDRQVIYIVGFFFILLLVIFGLLSNTFLLYGIVRFPRIRQDVQHIFITNMTIVCIMYLVLVGIPALFITGLEAFAHSVAFHVKTGNSMIYIQIFYQIIHTAVLFHLASMITALAFDQYLFVVYPVVARKWRTPRNAVIACNYLWIVGMVVALLDGLTFINIFKGVSDTVMLIKDSLIFILFCLVPIILTIVFNMKVWHAMHSARTATVKDNHQANNARRFTQLGEENGGVPGALIRAQDLPNNLAIFWSFVVFWTLYHIVHLIISFTWALKRFDHWIYFNNKDEVMIIVGDIAVHFNVALNPLFYVLCNPKFRQHLYRVAYALTKGNSPYSGHIDETTIGTDE